A genome region from Tenebrio molitor chromosome 4, icTenMoli1.1, whole genome shotgun sequence includes the following:
- the LOC138128670 gene encoding uncharacterized protein, whose amino-acid sequence MIATTVKHDHRRWADNLAAIGCAIRTSRHETTGYTPYFTNFGREHKLLGSEFDHPIPASDDNPDSTTRKRLVGFRKLYQDIAAKLKTAHERDKRVYDLRRRPVQYLVGQQVWRKDKSLSDATANYSAKLGPKYIGPFVISRKCGSWTYELADEHGNNKGIWHVQELKPVHPDYEPP is encoded by the coding sequence ATGATCGCCACCACCGTCAAGCACGACCACCGACGCTGGGCAGACAACTTAGCGGCCATCGGATGCGCAATTCGTACCTCGCGTCACGAAACTACCGGTTACACCCCCTATTTCACCAACTTCGGGAGGGAACACAAATTGCTGGGTAGCGAATTCGATCACCCGATACCAGCATCCGACGACAATCCAGACTCGACCACCAGGAAACGACTCGTTGGCTTCCGGAAACTGTACCAGGACATCGCGGCGAAATTAAAGACGGCGCACGAGCGCGACAAACGCGTCTACGATTTACGTAGAAGGCCGGTACAGTACCTGGTGGGTCAGCAAGTTTGGCGCAAAGATAAAAGTCTGTCGGACGCGACCGCCAATTACAGCGCTAAATTAGGACCCAAATATATCGGACCGTTCGTGATCAGTCGCAAATGTGGATCTTGGACTTACGAGTTGGCGGATGAACACGGAAACAACAAGGGTATCTGGCATGTTCAAGAACTAAAACCCGTCCACCCGGACTATGAACCACCGTGA